taaatcctaagatgaaagaggtagtgagaaaagaaatactaaagctcctggaagcaggtattatctatcatgttgctcatagtgattgggtgagtccggtgcattgcgtccctaagaagggaggtattaccgttgtccctaatgataaggatgaattgatcccacataggattattactagctataggatggtgattgactttaggaaattgaataaggccactaggaaagatcattaccctttgccttttattgaccaaatgctagaaagactgtctaagcacacacacttctgctttctagatggttattctggtttctcccaaataccagttgcacaatctaatcaggagaaaaccactttcacctgccctttcggtacctttgcttacagacgtatgccttttggcttatgtaatgcacctgctacctttcaaagatgtatggtggctatattctctgacttttgtgaaaagattgttgagtttttcatggatgacttctccgtttacgggtcttcttttgatgattgcctcagtaaccttgatcaagttttgcagagatgtaaagataccaaccttgtctagaattgggagaagtgccactttatggttaatgaaggcatcgtcttaggacataaaatttctgaaagaggtattgaagtcaataaggctaaggttgatgcgatcgaaaaaatgccatgccctacagatatcaaaggtataagaagtttccttggtcatgctggtttctatagaaggttcattaaggacttctctaagatttctaggcctcttaccaatctcttgcaaaaggatattccttttgtttttgacaatgattgtgaggaagccttcgaaatacttaagaaggccttgataactgcacctattgttcaaccacctgattggaacttaccttttgaaatcatgtgtgatgctagtgattttgctgttggtgctgtcctaggacaaagagtagataagaagttgaatgttattaactacgctagtaaaactctagacagtgcacaAAGGAACTATGCTCCTACTGAAAAGgattttttaggagtcgtgtttgcatgtgaaaagttcagatcttacatagttgattccaaagtcactattcacaccgatcacgctgctattaagtacctcatggaaaagaaagacgctaaacctagacttatcagatgggttctcttgctacaagaattagatttgcatgttgtcgataggaagggtgctgagaaccccgtagcagataacttgtctaggttggagaatgttcttgatgacccacaacctattgatgatagctttcctgatgagcaattgaatgtcatcaatgcttcacgtagtacaccgtggtaagttgattatgcaaattatatcgttgccaaatatataccacctagtttcacataccaacgaaagaagaaattcctctttgatttgagacattacttttgggatgatcctcacctttataaggaaggagtagatggtgttattagacgttgtgtacctgagcatgaacagggaccgatcctacagaagtggcactccgaggcttacggaggacaccatgcgggagatagaactgcacacaaggtattgcaatccggtttctattggcctactctcttcaaggatgcccgtaagtttgtcttgtcttgtgatgaatgtcaaagaacaggtaatatcagtaaacgttaggaaatgcctatgaattgttcacttgtcattgaaccatttgatgtttggggttttgattatatgggaccttttccaaagtccaatgggtatactcatatcctagttgctgttgattacgttactaagtgggtagaagctatcccaactagtagtgctgatcacaacacctctattaggatgcttaaggaagttactctccctagatttggagtccctagatatctaatgactgatggtggttcacattttattcatggtgcttttcataaaacgcttgctaagtatgatgtcaaccatagaattgcatctccctatcatcctcagtccagtggtcaagtagagctaagtaatagagagattaaactaattctggaaaatactattaataggtctagaaagaattggtctaagaagcttgatgatgcactctgggcttatagaactgcttataagaatcccatgggcatgtctccgtacaaaatggtttacggtaaagcatgccatttacctcttgagctagagcataaggcttattgggcaatcaaggagctcaaatttgattttaaacttgctggtgagaagaggttatttgatattagctcacttggtgaatggagaactcaggcatattaaaatgccaagttgttcaaagaaaaagttaagaggtggcatgataaaaggatacaaaaacgtgagttcaatgtaggtgattatgtcttgctatacaattctcgtttaagaatttttgcacgaaagcttctctctaaatgggaaggtccttacattgttgaggaagtatatcgttccggtgccatcaagatcaacaacacgaaaggtaattttccgagaggggtaaatgggcaaagaatcaaacattatatctcaggtcctcccataaatgttgaaagcaatatcattaataccataactccggaggagtacataagggatatttatcagcctatttcagactccaaaaacgaagaggtatgtgatttggtaagtaaaccgactccaaaacttttccagtagcaatttttctccgttttggaatttttagaaaaaatgaaaaatttaaaatagtccggaaagcgcacgaggaggcgacaagcctgccaagcgcggcctacctcctggtcgcgcctggggggcttgtgagcatCTCGTGTGCctgccggactctgttttcttgcgtagtagtccttttggtcgggaaaaattcattatatattctcccgaaaggtctgaccctcgtatcacgcaaatatcctctgttttcatttcgagctactgtgcacacagatctagatcgctatggcgtccccggaagttccgaaggacaagttcttcaagaaggacaacataatgaattatgtttgcttggttccgaacaatgttatatgactggagatcccttagcatgtgacgattacttccacctcatatcagccaaaacttccgcactaagtagagatactacttgtgcatctataaaccttcaacccaattttgccatgagagtccaccatacctacctatggattgaataagatccctcaagtaagttgtcatcggtgcaagcaataaaaatttctccctaaatatgtatgatctattagtgtgtggaaaataagctttgtacgaacctatgatgaggaagacataaaagcaacagactgcataataaagttctttatcacaggaggcaatataaagtgacgttccttcacactaagaggtcacacatccaaacctcaaaagcgcatgacaacctctgcttccctctgcgaagggcctatcttgtaccttaactttttgtccttaaaagagtcatggtgatcaaaaccaattccttatttcgcctttatcttggctaacgtcatgtgctagagaaagatcaatattcatatgtcaacttggaagtaagtatccatgaattattattgttgacattacccttgaggtaagtagttaggaggcgaaactataagcccctatctttctttgtgtccaactgaaactttgatctcatgagtaccacgtgagttttagcaattgtagaagacgaaaggatgactgagtatgtggatttgctttacaagctcttatttgactctttccgatgttatgataaattgcaattacttcaatgactaaaggctattggttgttaattctcaataaggttcttgacccatactttactttgtgaaggaattgtcactttagcataagagattatacgacgttattgttgttctaattatgatcatgatgcatgcatgtccgaaTTTTGttctatcgacacctctatctctaaacatgtgggcatatttattgatctcggcttccgcttgaggacaagcgaggtctaagcttgggggagttgatacgtccattttgcatcatgctttcatgttgatctttatcgctttatgggttgttattacacttcacggtacaatacttatgccttttctctcttattttataaggtttacatgaagagggagaatgccggcaactggaattctggtctgaaaaaggagcaagtttgagatacctattctacccaactccaaaagccgtgaaaatcaacgaggaattattttggattttataaaaaatactgggtggaagaagtacaagaggggagccaccaggaggacacaagcctgccaggcgcgccatacccccctggtcgtgcctaggtggcttgtgggccccctgttgcccctctggctcccatctttttctataaggagggtttcgttccagaaaaaatcaagaggctttcaggaggaatcgccgccgccacgaggcggaacttgagcagaaccaatctagagctccggcagggccgtcctaccggggaaacttcccttccagagggggaaatcgtcgccatcgtcatcaccaacactcctctcatcgggggGGACTtatcaccataaacatcttcatcagcaccatctcatctccaaaccctagttcatctcttgtaaccaatctccgtctcgcaactccgattggtacttgtaaggttgctagtagcgttaattactctttgtagttgatgctagttggattactcggtggaagattatatgttcagatccttgatgctattcaatacctctctggtcatgaacataattatgctttgtgagtagtcacttttgttcctgaggacatgggataagtcttgctataagtagtcatgtgaatttagtattcgttcgatattttgatgcgatgtattttgtctttcctctagtggtgttatgtgaacgtcgactagataacacttcaccattatttgggcctataggaaggcattaggaagtaataagtagatgatgggttgctagagtgacagaagcttaaaccctagtttatgtgttgcttcgtaaggggctgatttggatccactagtttaatgctatggttagactttgtcttaattcttctttcgtagttgtggatgcttgcgcaaggggttaatcataagtgggatgtttgtccaagtaagggcaacacccaatcaccggtccacccacataccaaaatatcaaagtagcgaacgtgaatcatatgaacatgatgaaaactagcttgacagaatttcccatctgTCCTCAGGAGCACTTcaactcctataagagtttgtccaggcttgtcccttgctacaaaagggattgggacatcttgttgcacctttgttactattgttacttgctacttgctacgaatcatcttatcacacaactatctgttaccgataattttagtgcttgcagagaataccttgttgaaaaccacttgtcagttccttctactcctcgttgggttcgacactcttacttatggaaaggactacgatagatcccctacacttgtgggtcattagtcacaagtttggttcagtatattttctgcaagTTGGCATTCCCACGACGAACAATGTACTgcgatacaccctcatgcctaagtcaggagatgacaacatgatcagaggatattctatcaacttgctgcacctgcttgatacccataccagatttcgtgtgatggatttgatagttgagactatccgaaggactaCTGTGGATCAGAAGgcctaattaatttaattatccCGATCATGATTTTCCTACCCTCAGGGGGAAAGTAaaggcccttccccctttggaagGCTGTGGGcgaggagggattcgaacccccgaCACCGTGGTTCGTAGCCACGTGCTCTAATCCTCTGAGCTACAGGCCCAGCTGTCTCCACTGGATCTCTTCCTGGGGGTACCCCTTCATTTCAGGTTAAGAAGATGGGAAAGCGCCTTTCTCTCTATAAGAACAGTGCGTTCCGAGGTGTGAAGTGGGAGAGGGGATGTGATGATTGAGGTTTTGAATAAGACGATCTTTGCATTTTAGATTTGGATCTTTTTCTTATTTCAAAATAGTGAAAAAGTCAAATAAGAGGTGTTAAGCTTTTTATCATTCTGGCATCGAGCTATTTTGCCGCAGGACCTCCCCTACAGTATCGTCACCGCAGTAGAGTTTAACCACCAAATTCGGGATGGATTGGTGTGGTTCCTCTACGCCTAGGACACCAGAATATCGAACCATGAACGAGGAAAGGCATGAGATAAATATTGGCTAGTAATTGTGAAGCCCCAATTCTTGACTGAAAGGGACACCAAAGGCCTCTGccctccctctctatctatccaagagatggaagggcagggcttttttttggttttttcatcttttcatcaaagAGTTGAACAATGAAGATAGATGGCAAGTGCCTGATCGATTTGATCAGGCCGTGTAGGAACAAGGTTCAAATCGTTCGTTCGTTAGGATGCCTCAGCTGCATACATCACTGCACTTCCACTTGACACCTATTTAAACGGCTCGTCTCGCCGCTACCTTATCCTATTTCCATACTTCTGTCGCTCCATCCCCGTATGGGTGGAGAACCCGTCGCTGTCTCGGCTGTGATACCGGAGGCTCTAGGGAAGTCGGAGGAGAGAGCACTCATCTTGGGGTGGGCTTACTACTTATATGCTTTCAGCAGTTATCCTCTCCGCACTTGGCTACCCAGCGTTTACCGTAGGCACGATAACTGGTACACCAGAGGTGCGTCCTTCCCGGTCCTCTCGTACTAGGGAAAGGTCCTCTCAATGCTCTAACGCCCACACCGGATATGGACCGAACTGTCTCACGACGTTCTGAACCCAGCTCACTTTTCCGTGGGTTATATATTCACTTATGCAGCTTTCTTGATTGCCTCAACATCAGGCAAGTTTGGTTAATTTAGTTTGTTTTTTTGTACTGTATCAGCACCTAGTTCATTACTCTTGATAGAGAGGGAGGATCCGCCTTCTtaaatttctttttctatttatttttccatCTAGGATTAGAACCGTATACTTGATAATAATAGCAACGGCACATTATGGCAAAAAAGAGTTTGATTCAGAGGGAGAAGAAGCGGCAGAAATTagaacagaaatatcatttgattcGTCAATCTTTAAAAAAAAAGATAAGAAGCAAAGTTTCTCCCTTGAGTTTGAGTGAAaaaacgaaaatgcgagaaaaattgCAATCCCTACCGCGTAATAGTGCACCTACACGCCTTCATCGACGTTGTTTTTTGACCGGAAGACCTAGAGCTAACTATCGACATTTTGGGCTATCCGGACACGTACTTCGAGAAATGGTTTATGAATGTTTATTACCGGGTGCAACAAGATCCAGTTGGTAAGGATAAAATACCCTTTCGTATTTGTATGGATTTCTGGAATTGATAATCATAGAGGAGCCCTCTTTACCATTCTGTATAAATGGACTATTCTATTTGTATAGATATGGTAGAGGGACGTATCGAACCCTCTTTTATCCACTAGTTACCCCTCTTTAGTTTAAGAGTATAGAGCAGTTTGGTAGCTCATAAGTCTCATAACCTTGGGGTTGCGGGTTCGATTCCCACTACCGGCCCCATACTCCTTCTTTAATGATATATGCATGATATATACATCATCCATTTGTATCTGGATTTTTTGATTTCCTAAAAGAGTTTTGGTCTAACAGTTTTTTctcggaagaagacaacaaataaaagaaagaataaaagaaagaataaaatacGAAAGAAAAGCGTCCATTGTCTAATGGATAGGACAGAGGTCTTCTAAACCTTTGGTATAGGTTCAAATCCTATTGGACGCAATCTTATTTCTATCTATTCTTTAAATAACTATACTAaactaaaaacaaagaaaactttttTGCATGATTCAAATAACAAGAGTAGACATGCAAAATAACAAGAGTAGATATGCCAAATTTATTTGTTACTGAAGGGAAAACCGTTCCAGCTGTTCCTGAATAGCTTCCTTCAAAAGGATTTCCGCTTGCTCGGTGAATGTCTTGCTAGAAGATATAATTTCTTGGAATTGAGGTTTAGTATCTTTTAGGTGTTTACGTAACTCATCCAGAAATTTATTTACCTGTTCGATTTCTAACGAATCAAGATATCCTCTTGTTCCGGTATAAATAGTAGCTATCTGCTCTTCCACTGGGAGAGGATTTGCCTGGGATTGTTTAAGCAATTCCCTTAATCGTCGACCCCTTGCCAATTGATTCTGACTTGTTTTATCGAGAGCAGAGGCGAATTGTGCAAAGGCTTGTAACTCTGCGAATTGAGCTAGTTCCAATTTTGATTTGCCAACTACTTGTTTCATGGCTTTAATTTGAGCCGCGGATCCTACTCTGGAAACAGAAATACCCACATTAATAGCGGGTCGAATTCCGGCATTGAATAGATCCGCCGATAAGAATATTTGTCCATCTGTAATGGAGATTACATTAGTAGGAATATAGGCGGAAACGTCTCCAGATTGAGTCTCAACTATTGGTAAAGCGGTCATACTTCCTTCGCCTAAAAGAGAATTTAATTTAGCGGCTCTTTCTAAAAGGCGTGAATGCAAATAAAAAACATCCCCTGGATAAGCCTCACGGCCGGGAGGTCTTCTTAATAGAAGGGACATTTGGCGATAAGCTTGTGCCTGTTTGGAGAGATCATCATAAATTATTAAAGTATGCCGTTCGCGGTACATAAAATACTCAGCCAGGGCTGCTCCCGTATAAGGAGCGAGGTATTGTAATGTAGCAGGTGAATCCGCCATTTCAGCTACTAAAATAGTGTATTCCATGGCCCCCTCCTCATGGAAAGTAGTTACTACTTGAGCTACGGAGGATGCTCTTTGACCGATAGCTacataaacacatattacaccttGCCCTTTTTGATTGAGAATTGTATCTGTAGCTACTGCTGTTTTGCCAGTCTGTCTGTCCCCAATAATTAACTCTCGCTGACCGCGCCCTATAGGAATCATCGAATCGATAGCAATAAGCCCTGTTTGAAGAGGTTCGTATACGGAACGCCTGGAAATTATACTTGGAGCAGGAGATTCAATTAAGCGAGATTCGGAAGCTATAATTTCGCCTTTCCCATCAATAGGTTTAGCCAGAGCATTTACAACACGACCCAAGTAAGCCTCACTCACGGGTATCTGAGCAATTCTTCCTGTTGCTTTTACAAAACTGCCCTCTTGTATCATCAACCCATCGCCCATTAATACAATCCCAACATTTTTGGATTCCAAATTCAGAGCAATACCCCTAGTACCTTCTGCAAATTGGACTAATTCACCCGACATTATTTCACCAAGACCTATAATACGAGCAATCCCATCCCCCACTTGAACTACGCGACCTATATTCTCAATCCCTACTTTCCTATTATATTGTTCAATACGTTCGCGGAGAATTTTATGAATTTCGTCGACTCGAAGGGTTGCCATTAGTGTTTCTTGACTCTTTTTTCGAAAGCAAGGGGAAAAATAATGCCTAAATTCTAAACGAAAGTAGAAGTTCAAGgcctaattaatttaattatctCTTCCATTCCAGGGACCCTACATCcatatgctcatcaatgccaagcagggcaagcatgcatatctacttgatcgtccccatctacctcttcagcctgaatttgaagataatgaggttgtgatggataacaatgatcccaactcaactGCAGCAAGAATtgcagcagaggcagcagaggctgaagctgATAGAActaggccacctccagttccacagctgagaaatcaagctgagcaaatggaatttctagtgagcacttgtgagatcctgagaccgacgctccagaagattctcctCTTATTCCATTGTTGCCGTGCGAATAGATTATATGTCGCATTCATTGCataattcgcatcatctgcattgcatcggcactccgttgccgcaagttttcaaaacgtgcatccgttattagttgctggttTCTCTCCGTTTTCgccgttgtccgttttgagcccaaccacacacgcacgcacacgcatcatcgttaaaatatttcttttaaagtgtgtataaaactatcTCGAATTGGGTTGagagttggcgtgcggtcttaatatagtgtatgtAGGCCGCATatcaaatttcatcgcgatcagagttcgtttgatacctgaaccgttaaacctatagcggcactatagccggtcatatTGTCGGATGTTTTCATTTGTAAAACCTTGGGCTGCATTTTCTCCCTCTCTTCcatgcctagcccctctgcacaatgCATCAACCTACGCGCAACCTATCCAAAAACCTCTCGGAACCCGAAACACGCGGTCGTAACCGTTGGGTCcagatcaaccccgtaataccctaaaccatcatcggtttttcAATTGGACCCACTAACCTATTTAACCTCGACCGTCCAATTTAGATCGGAGGGTCCAAACCCAGTATGTTCCCTATATATAGTCCACCCTCCTAGTCCAAACCAGATGAAACCCTAACTTCTCGGGTCTTGTCCCGCAGCCGCCGCCAAATCCCCCTCGGGATCCTCCCAGATCCACAGCCAATCCAACCACCTCCCACAATTTTGTGCTAGCCAACCCAATCCATCCATCCCATCCAACCAGTGCCGAACCCGCCATCCCCAACCAGAAGATCGACCAGGCCTCCGGTGTCCTACCCCTGCGGTGAGAGCCATGTCAATGCCCCTCTCATCTCTCCTTCTCTTTTTTCATACGAGGAGGAGCCTCCATGGCTAATCAGAGCCGCAGCATAGCGCAAGATCTGGCCTTCCCCTAACTCCAGCAGCACATCGCCAAAGATTCCGGCAGGGAAAGAATGGAGCCAGCTACAGGAGCTCACCATCCCGTGCGCACGTTGGCCTTGGATGTGTCCAACGCATGCAGAGGAGCCGCATGAGCAGCTTCTAGTCCTCGCCCGTGCCCGATCCATGGAGAGGAGCTCCCATGCGCCTCCGCGTCGACCTTGCCGCCAAGCCTCGTGCGCCCCTGCTTCCTTCCCCTCGTTGTGCTCTCCCTCTCTCCACTGTCCCTCaactctcttcctcttcttcttttcttcttcaggAACAGACATGGCACCATCGGCCAGGATCTCCGAGTTTGTGCCGCCCcaagccacctcgtcgccgggaatggaacccccggtATCGCAGCTATTGAACCCCGCCATTTTTGTGTCACCGGACCTCATCCCCAAGCCGATCCCGCCATGGCATCCCCTCCATCCGACCTGCTTCGTCAGGTTCGCAACATGGTATGGTCTTGTACCACAGCACCCCTAATTTTGCATAGTTCCTTCGCAGTCCAACTGGTTAGAATGTTGATTTGCATCCCAgagatctggggttcgaatccaagTTGTGGAAATATATTTTTGCCCTATTTTTGTTGATGTGCGTGGAGAGGTGCTACTTCATTTGGCGAGAATCCTGTGAAATATCAAAACAGGGTGCTAGCCCAGTTGGTTAGCGTAGCTACTCTAGTTTCAAGAGGGGTCATGGGATCAAATCCCACCTGCCCATAATATTTTTACCTTGTGTTTTTTTAGTTGTATTATTTTTAGAACGTCCGTAACTATTAAACCGTACATCGGATCGaaataagttagatatgtaaaacgtgtataaTTTCGcatagaataatattttccagCTCTCATGCATGTGTAAGGCTGATAGGTGTGATGTTTGCATCTATTTCCGTGTCAAGGTGTTAGAAacagtttaggtcgtagttaattaaccgtagctccgttggggtTGAGCCGTATATGTAAatagactagaacgacgagtagactcacgtgaaccactttgtcttGCCATTTAAAAAGTAtataatgtgattaggacaaatctggacagatttagaaatTAATGCATggagtcatttcggagatgctatatgtcgtttccggcctcatttaaaatgcctagctaggtagtataattacgcttcacctcttgccatgtttaaccatattTAATACTTCcacgtacctaatcgggatagaactaattaattgtatgtggagtttcgtcaatatgaaactcgttgcatattgaacttcacttcatgtgtagtgtttgattattgTGAATTGCCatcccatgtcttgcatatagtcAACTCATCATgcgtcatatgtggattgcatcttgtcgtgcatgtgccgtggtgaatatcgtgtgttgattcttgtttccggtttgcttcgtctcgatagagtttcgcaagcgtgtcaaaaagtgaggacccgttcgactacatcggttcgtctactttACGAATTTGTTCTTCCTCCAAGGTGGatcccaggcaagatgaccatttacaCATATATCATTACtagcaatgccatgctagttgtatcgtttctatccctatgtttcgttgcctaccacatgttaaatgtcagcctctcaacattgccatgaaaccttcaacctattcacaacctagcaaaccactgattggctatgttaccacttgct
This genomic stretch from Hordeum vulgare subsp. vulgare chromosome 6H, MorexV3_pseudomolecules_assembly, whole genome shotgun sequence harbors:
- the LOC123403182 gene encoding ATP synthase subunit alpha, chloroplastic-like; this translates as MATLRVDEIHKILRERIEQYNRKVGIENIGRVVQVGDGIARIIGLGEIMSGELVQFAEGTRGIALNLESKNVGIVLMGDGLMIQEGSFVKATGRIAQIPVSEAYLGRVVNALAKPIDGKGEIIASESRLIESPAPSIISRRSVYEPLQTGLIAIDSMIPIGRGQRELIIGDRQTGKTAVATDTILNQKGQGVICVYVAIGQRASSVAQVVTTFHEEGAMEYTILVAEMADSPATLQYLAPYTGAALAEYFMYRERHTLIIYDDLSKQAQAYRQMSLLLRRPPGREAYPGDVFYLHSRLLERAAKLNSLLGEGSMTALPIVETQSGDVSAYIPTNVISITDGQIFLSADLFNAGIRPAINVGISVSRVGSAAQIKAMKQVVGKSKLELAQFAELQAFAQFASALDKTSQNQLARGRRLRELLKQSQANPLPVEEQIATIYTGTRGYLDSLEIEQVNKFLDELRKHLKDTKPQFQEIISSSKTFTEQAEILLKEAIQEQLERFSLQ